The DNA window tattattattattttagattttattttatttgtttgacagacagagatcacaagtaggcagagaggcaggcagagagagaggaggaagcaggcttcctgctgagcagagaacccaatgcggggctcgatcccaggaccttgggatcatgacctgagccgaaggcagaggctttaacccactgagccacccaggcgccccatggggtttattttatttttaatttttaaaagtaatttctatgcctaacctggggctcaaactcacagccttgagatcaagagttgtatgctctaccaactgagccagccaggcacccccttgtaGGGTTTATTGTTCTTAAGTAGAACGAAGTCTCAAGGTGGAGAGGACAAAGTTGGCCAGTGTGGTTCGATAATACCACTAGGCTGATTCTATCTTTTGCTCAAACATCATCCATAGCCCATCTTGGTTGATAGTTGGAAAACCCATTGCTTTTGTCTGTATTGCAAGAAGAAAGGAATGGTGAGGAACAAAACATTTAATAGCACAAATGTGTAAActtacttgaaagaaaaaaaaaaaagtgtggggtTTCTACCTAGGGATTTATGCTTACATCTCAGTGGTCAGAATTGAATCACTAGCCACCCCTAGCTGCAAAGGAAGATGGGAAACAGGTTTTAAAGCAGTGGGTGTTGCTGCTTTAAACATATTTCTATCTTCGATAGGAAAGATACTGCAATATAGCCATATTATCTGCCATAACTACTCTCTGCCACAGAGTCTTTTTCAACCAGAACTAATCTCAGCAAAATAACTTTAGTTTAGCGAagtgggagacagaggaagagcagTTATTATAAGTACTAACTGAGATCCAATTCCCAATTTCCAATACTACATAGGCCACATTAGATGATTTAAGGTGAATGGATGAACTCTTTAACTGGAGAAAtctatgtgtgtttatgtgaTATACATATGTTAATAAAGTCACAAGGAGATATTTTAGATAAGCCAGATGATAATTAATTCAATAAGGTATAAAACAGCATTTGGTCCTGCTTTAACATACAAataatgtcaattaaaaaaatttttttacttaatgtcTATTAATTCCtattacaaagtaaataaatgctttaccaaggcaaatttattttctttcatacttCAGGAAAATTTTCAGTAATTTGCAGAAACTTGAGAACTATAGAATCAGGCAGGGGCTTGAGAGCCATAGGTAAAATAATAACCTATTTTATTGTGGCGTTTTCTTACAATCCCACATAAATTGGCAGTCACTGAActtctttgcttatttatctACCACAGCCATTTGTAATATCAAGTACTTTCTTTGCTCTAGGTACTCTCAAAAACCAGTGATTTAGTTAGAAGTATAAAGGATTAAATAGCATTaccaaaatctttaattttactaTCATCTGCTAAATAAGTCTTTTATGGATACCATCCAGTAGTTAAGTAACTGAATAAAATCGGTACTATGGGGTTTTACTATGTGATGGAAAAAGCAGCACAGCACTGCATTTGAGCATGGAttggatttgaatcctgactctgtgccacttactagctgtataATCAATCCTAGGGAAATTTCTTGACACACCTGTGCCTTAATTTCCCTAtctgaaaatggagataatagtaccTACTCATTGGTTTGCTGGAACAAAACTTAAGTGGTTAtcactaaaacatttttttgaagatttttatttatttacttatttgagagagagtgagtggtggggagaggggcaggagagggagaagcagactccccactgagcagggagcccaacacaggacttgatcccaggaccctaggattaagacttgagccaaaagcaatcgcttaacccactgagccacccaggtgcccctgccattaAACATTTAGAGCAGTACTGGTACATAGTACTCTATTATCTATTGCTGAACAACAAATTAATCCAAAACTCAATGgcttaaaaccacaaaaatataaCTTCCTTGGGTCAGGAATCCACTTAGCTGGACTATTCTGGTTTAAATCTCTCATGAGATTATACTTGAATTTCAACTGTGACCGCATTATCTAAGGAAGAGAGGGCTCACTTTTGAGAAGGCTCTCACAGCCGTTAAGTTGGTGCTGTCTGCTGGGGAGCTTATTCACCTCCATGTACCTACCTTCCATCATTAGCAGGGAGTCCTCCAATCTTGCACACATTCAAAGGAAGATCACAATAGGAGATGAATACCAGAAAATAGGGGTCATTGGAAGCTACACTGTAGGCTGCCTATCTCAGTGGGCTACTGTGTTTTTGTTGgttaaataaactaaatatggGAGTGTCACTGTATTTCCTCATTTGAGTCCCTCAGCAATGGTGGTTAGAAAAACCATGAAGAAATCACAGGAACAATTGGAAAAGTCAAGTCTACTATCTTCAAGGGCTCATCTGAAAAGACTACATTAATCatatgaatttctttaaatagataaaatatgtataataggTTTTATCCAAACTTTATTAGAAAATGATGACTACATTATGAAGATGAAAACTTCATTAGAAAATGAAGACTACAATAAtcaaatgaatttctttaaatagatataatatgtatatatagtttttatccAAACTTTATTAGAAAATGATGAAGTATTACTGAATCCACCAAAGGATTACAGTAGTCTATTATGTAGGATTATTCACTAATTATAGATTAATTTAGGTCTTTGTTACATTATAGTCAAAGGTCATGAATTGGTATTCAGAATTCTGGAACTGCTGCTTCTATGATACAGGAACTGTCACCTCTAAATTAGGAAGGTAAGTGGAAAAGGACATAAGCAACCCCAGCGTCAGGATGCAGGGGAGAGGGCAAGAGCCACAGAGCTCACGCACCATGAGTGTCACATCAGCCGGCCCTGCTTCCCTTTTCACTTATAAACCTCAAAAATGTACTCTGGCCTAGCCGTGCATGGAAAAGAAAGtacacagtttaaaaaacaaactgcaaagtgatatttatttacattcaaaTGTGAATAACCTGTACACACACAAATTTAAGAGGCACAATCTGTTATGCACAGTAACTATATAAATTTCCGTACATGTTATACACGGTAGCATCTGTTAAGTCAGTGGCTGGAGTGAAAACACAGTACTGAAACATTCCTGATACAAAATAAATTACTCATTCACATATTCTACTCATACAACagttagtatttaaaaaattaatgcacTTCAAAAAACTAGTTACATGTACAGCCAAAACATACTGTTTTATGGAAAATGTCAAGATTATTAGGCATAAACAATCCCTTTTGGgatgcattttgattttttaaataaataaactacattGATTTGAAGACCATTTATACAGAGGCCCCTAAAATATGATTGAAGATAGacatttgctttgtatttttaaaggcgTAACTATACTAGAGAATATGCTAAACTCTTGCCCCCAAATTCCAGCACTgccattctctttttttggaCACGatcaaattacttaaattctaaCATTAGTATGAGATTAGCTGCCCTGTTTTGCAAATTGTTTCCACTAAAAAGTGGTAACAGATCTTCCTGAACTATCTCATGTATTTGAGAgagtcaagatttttttaaaaaaatgttaaaatgctttAGTTAGTTAAAGCTGATAATATATGTGGAGATTTTGATAGATTGAACACTTTCCTCTTAAGACCTAAGCAAAAAGatcttttccaattttaaaatctattaaagaTTCATGTCAAGTCCAAGAGAACACTTGAATATTTTCATAACGCAGTGAAGGATTCATCTTTGGCATTTCTCcgttagttataaaataaaatatgtcaacaaacattttttacttttctatctACTTACTAGACAATCTGTACACAAAACTATGTgattaaaattgtgttttaacaGCAATCTCATcgcttacaattttttttagatCTGCAAAAAATACTAACACTAAGCTTTTTACTGTCAGAAGCTGAAATGTTCGATGTTGCTGAAATGTCTGCTTAGTTCTCTTTTTCGGTCATTGGAAattgagtaaattttaaattcaacaaTAGATAAAGCAGACATACTTTTTACATTAACAAACATGTTGACCAGAGCATAATTTTTGAACAGTAGTATGAAGCATgcattaaggaaaaacaaaaacaagaacaaaaaccttCAACTTTGGGCATCACAGTAACAGAACTACttgctacattttctttcttggtccCTGTAGCATttctaaaaggaaacaaacaaaatcaaaacaaaactgctaCAAATGCTGATTTGTAGAAATTTTTCAACATTGCCCTTCACATTATATTGCCACATTACtttcagtgtttaatttttttttttttactcgcATCACATACTAACCTTAAGGCTGAAAGCAGTCCAACTGTGACTACTGTAAAACGATAGtgggaaacaataaagattttaaaagtgaGCATGTTTTCCTCATTCAAAACTaatatatgggaaaaaaatctcagtaaaAACTGAATCAAGTATGATTGGATAGTTCAAACGCAAGCTACATGCTCCCGGGcttactgaaaataaacaaagaaataaaaccataaatactGTGGCTAATTACTGGTACTTATCAATGTCTGCAAAGGTCTTGGGTAACAAAGAAGAGATAGTAATGATGGCTTTATTGTGACATTAAGAcatgtgtaaaatgaaataaataaccCCCACCTGTGTTTCATCAGGCAGAATCATGGAAatccaagcagagaaagatgatGATGGCAACCAAAGAACTGGAATATACATTGGTTACATTTACTGTCTGGTATTGAAACACCTGAATAAATCTGtcgctattttaaaataaagttgatacaataaataatttaaaaatctgaagaatgCAGGTTATGTAAATAGGACACGTAATGGAATTTGTGAAAGTAAATTTATTACATAATATGGCCACTACTGAACATTATATATGCAGCTTATATTCCTAATACTGCTATCTCCCAGCCAATGTAAAAACCTGACAGCAATACTGTCCTTCAAGTATGGTTCAAACTAATAGTTACATGTGATATCCAAGTAAATCAATTACCAGCTCCTGCTAATACAATTTAGTAAGAACTGGGAATCGTAATATCGGCACTAGGCAATGTTTATAGAATGTCACTTTAAGTGCATGTGGCTATCTACTTACagaatccagaaaacaaaaccacccatGCTCCTGCAACAGTTTTACTTCAACTCTATCATGTGAAAAGTATTTGCTGGAATGAGAGCTCTCCAAAATCACGTAGGCTCAATCTGGTCACATTTAATCCTAAAACCAAATGCTATGTAAAATTCTGTGTATCTAAATGCTACCTTTCAGGTAAATGAGTATTTTAGAGACTTTTCTTTATTGGAGGTGGTCTGATAAAGAGGAAGCGCTCATCAGACAATCACAAATCATCATCCCTCCATGATTCAGTTGAAGTTGGTCTTTTGTAAATGCTTATTGGGAATTTCTAAAGCACTGACTTGGAGAGGCCAGGAGCCCCCATCAATCCCTGCTTGGATAGCCACTCCTGTCACCACTGCCAGGTCAGGGTCTACAGAAGTGTTGGGATCCTTTCCAAAGAACTCCTGAATGACTTGGCGGATTCGAGGAATACGAGTAGAACCCCCAACCAAAACCACCTCATCGATCTCAGTCTTCTCCAAGTGGCCTTCTTTTAATACTTGCTGAATGGGTACaagtattttctggaagagatctTCATTAAGGGTGTCAAAGAGCTTCCGTGATATTTCTGTTTCAAATAACACCTGACTTTCTCCACTTGTCTTTTCAGAAAGCCCAGCTCCAACCACGCTGTTCACATGGCGGCCATCAGCGGGAGAAAATCTGTCCTTTGGCAGGTCAGTGTCACTACTCTGAGGCTCCTTCTTGTCCTTTTCCTCCACTGTTAGTAATACTGACAACTGAGCAGACTGATGAAGAGTCAGATTTAATTTGACCATTTCCACAGCTTGTCTTAATCTGTGAATTTCCTCTTTCCTAGAGGGTAGAAAGCCGTATGTTTGATAAATCTGTTTATATAAATACTGAAGAAGTCTTTGATTGAAGTCCTGTCCTCCAAGTTTATTGTTTCCtaagttagaaataaaaaggcatgTTATActtatgtatttgtatgtgtacgtgtgtgtatatatatatacatatatatgtctgtgtaGCATGTATAAAAACAATATACTAGGAATAACAAATCTCTTGCTTAACGTACTTAactatttagattttattcacaCAAAGACTGATGTAAAATAAttggattaaaataattttaactctaatgtatattgtttaaaaacaatggatatctggttaaaaaaatttttttttgaagattttatttattttatttgacaggcagagatcacaagtagacagagaggcaggcagagagagagaggaagaagcaggctccctgctgagcagagagtcccacatggggctggatcccagaaccctgggatcatgacctgagccgaaggcagaggctttaacccactaagctacctgagctacccaggtgcccctggttaaaaatttttaataaaaaaggaactaTCACTTAATGATATCCAATAATTTTTCTGAAGATAAAAGTTGACGAAAGATTAGCTTTTAACAGcaatttaaaaacactgaatgTTATTActctcaagaggaaaaaaaagtctttataattaaaaagtaacagtagccattttatctttttctttcaatcctTTCGCTTGCTTAagagctaaaatttttaaaaatgagagagagaaagatttaaaagcaaaagatTAATGTTAATACAAATCCCTGGCATTGAATTTGGTTCTAAAGACTCcaggtaggaaaaagaaaaatgctaaagTTAGACAACCTATAACTTATAGCTTCACTTTTCAAACAGCCTCcattcttgaaattaaaaaaaaaaaaaaaagatttagaatacAAAATCCTATTATAATTTCCTAGAGAACACTATTACTAGATTTTCTAAACATATTTTGTAAAACATGTtatcaaatgaaataaactgattactcttcattttaaaggatttttctcttttcatttttttattgacatataatgtattatttgccccaggagtacaggtctgtgacatttcttcacagcactcaccatagcacataccttccccaatgtccataacccagccaacCTAACCCTCCCCCCAATCccacaacaaccctcagtttgttttgtgagattaagagtctcatatggtttatctccctcctgatcccatcttgtttcattttttccttccctaccccccatgacccccctgtcctgcctctcaaattcctctctgattgacttatttcactcagcataataccctctagttccatccacgttgctgCAAATAGCAAGAGTtcgggggttttgatggctgcatagtattccattgtgtatatatatcacatcttctttatccattcatttgttgatggacatctaggttctttccatagtttggctattgcggacattgctgctataaacatttgggtgcatgtgccccttcggatcactacgtttgtatctttagggtaaatacttaaaggatttttcttgctttctgctcCCTTCACCACAGCCATGAAGTCCTACTGGCTCAGTGAGCTACAACTGgcaatgtatttatttgcttgataGGGTGCTCATTTTCTTTAAACTTCACTTTCtcttgttattatatatataaatggtggTTATAAAATCACATATACAGACCACCAAAATGAAGTCCAAgtatagtgaaaaaaaattttgtttatttctattgatttattttggagagagcaaGCGTATGCACGTGCgagcaaagagaagaacagaggggtaaagaatctcaagcaaatccACACCAAATGCAGAGCCCAtacggggctcgatttcacaatcctgagatttgTCCTGAgtctaaaccaagagttggatgcttgaccaactaactcacccaggtaccccctgaaaaaagctttaaaatcaaCACAACACATTAGGTGAGCTAATAAGAAAAGCATGTCTGAACCTCTttcagtctccatgtatttttcttaCCAGACATGGCTCGGGTTAGAAACATTCCTCCTTGTTTATTCAGCAATGACACATCTAGAGTTCCTCCACCCAAATCTATCACCAAGACATGAAAGACATCAGCCTTGTGGAGGCCATAGGCCATAGCTGCTGCTGTGGGTTCATTTATTACTCTCAAGATCTTCAGTCCTGTAAGATTGGTTGGAAGGAAGAACAAGTCATCAGAGGACAGCATGATCAAAATTCCGTCCCACTTAACCTCATACCATGTTAGTGTGTTTTATGTGACAAGGACTCCACTGAGTAACAATGGGAGCAGTCACAAACCCAACAAAAATAgtgaaatgggaatgataaaTATTGGTTTTTCTAAATAGGATCATTAAAATCATCTTAAAAGTTATTGATATGAGAAAAGCCCAGATTTAGTGAAATATATCATTATGTTctgtattatttaatatttaatttaaaaaatcctagccccctttaattttcattttacttgagAATATAAGAGTAATAAAACTTTAATCATTATGTACTATAATAAATTGCTgtggaaatgaaataaacttactacgctcttctttttttttaaagtgactttgAAAAAAAGCAGGTAAGTAAACAGAAGAgatcataaaaaaattttagatgtaAATGGATTCCTCTCTATCCCTCCCACTCACACCACAGACCATATAGGGTTCCAATCAGTACAATGACTcttaaaaaagtacttaaaaatttaagactCTCAAGTGTAAATCTGAAATATATAGCAAATCTGATCTTGAAGGTAATGCGAAACAGTGAAAgtttaggcaaaaaaaaaaaaaaatcagatttccttGCACAAACTTCCTACTTTACCCAACTGCCACATGTCATGAGTGGTTTGGAAAGTAATATGGCATTTATGTATCAGGAGCCATAAAAAACTATTCCAATTctgaacaatttatttaaaaacctttcaTACCTTTTCCCTTAGCTCTCTGACTTCATCGCTCACTCCGCTCTGGTCACACTGACCAACTTCCCATCTTCATAAGCACTAGCAAATTCCCATTTTATGGCTGCTACACTGACTGTTCTCTCCCCTGCAACATCCTTCCCCTATACATCAGCTTGGCTAACAACCTCGTCGTCTCCTTCAAATATGCTTAAACGTTATTTTCTCAATGAGGCCTACCCGACCACTCTAAAACCTTCAAGTTCCCCCACTTCCTGATCACCACCAGCAATCCTCTtccagttctgttcttttttttcttccatagcaTGTTACTTTCTGATATATGTTCTATCAGGGTTTTCAACCAGGGCAATTTTGCCCTTAGGAATTTTGCCCCTCAGGGAGTATCTGACAGCATCTGAAGACAAAAGGTTGTCACTACTTGGAGAGGAGAGGGCTGCTAGCACCTAATGAGCAGAGGTTAGGGGTGAGCTAACTGACCTATACTGTACAGGACAGCTGCCCACAACACAGAATTATctagcccaaaatgtcaataatgctAAGAGTGGGAAACCCCAGAATATACTTATCTTTAACACAGaccttctgtttctctccagTGGAATATAAGTTCCGTGAGAACAgagatttatttgtttcatttaccAAGGCACTCAATATTTAATGAATGGCTTCAAATGAATTCTCTTCTACCtcagattttcaaaaaaataattcagtcatctgaacattaaagaaaatttgtagAAAAAAATTCCTCATTGCTAACATGCACCCATGTTCTCAGACTTTGTTAGAGGCCTACCTGACTGGCAATTGTCACAGTATGTTGCAACTCACATTGTGCTAtagagttttcttaatttttgtttgtaaacATATCAAAATCCACCTAATTTACCCACTTTAGGTTTATTTATATGCCTAGTTAGGTGGTTTTCAAAGTGATACACCTTACTACAGAAGATTTTCAACCcaagaacattttgaaaaaaataaagctcaagCAAGGGTGATATTACCTGCAAGGTTAGCTGCTTCAATTGTTGAATTTCTCTGTTTTAG is part of the Mustela nigripes isolate SB6536 chromosome 2, MUSNIG.SB6536, whole genome shotgun sequence genome and encodes:
- the HSPA13 gene encoding heat shock 70 kDa protein 13 produces the protein MAGEMTILGSAVLTLLLAGYLAQQYLPLPTPKVIGIDLGTTYCSVGVFFPGTGKVKVIPDENGHISIPSMVSFTDSDVYVGYESLELADSNPQNTIYDAKRFIGKIFTPEELEAEVGRYPFKVLNKNGMVEFSVTSNETITVSPEYVGSRLLLKLKEMAEEYLGMPVANAVISVPAEFDLKQRNSTIEAANLAGLKILRVINEPTAAAMAYGLHKADVFHVLVIDLGGGTLDVSLLNKQGGMFLTRAMSGNNKLGGQDFNQRLLQYLYKQIYQTYGFLPSRKEEIHRLRQAVEMVKLNLTLHQSAQLSVLLTVEEKDKKEPQSSDTDLPKDRFSPADGRHVNSVVGAGLSEKTSGESQVLFETEISRKLFDTLNEDLFQKILVPIQQVLKEGHLEKTEIDEVVLVGGSTRIPRIRQVIQEFFGKDPNTSVDPDLAVVTGVAIQAGIDGGSWPLQVSALEIPNKHLQKTNFN